In Tsuneonella sp. CC-YZS046, the genomic window TCTGGCTCGCCCGCCCAGCCTTCCTGGCGGCCTTTTGGGTGCTGAGCGCGTAATCGAGGCCGAACTTCGTGGCCATGGTGACAAGGGCGGACGTCTTGCGCCCGAGCTTGCGGCGATTTCTCTTTGGCAGCAGCACCGCGGCCAGCACGCCTACGGCGACCGCGCCGCCAATAACGCGAAGGGGATGCTCTTTTGCGATCCGGATGACATTATCGCGGGCGCTTGCCGCCTGTTCGGCAAGGCGCCTGGTGTTGCGCGCCTGGGCTGCTTCGATCTTCCGCCAAATCGCTTGCCTGCCTGAGTCGTAATTCATGATTTGCCTTCTCGCTCGATATCGGTCGCTTCCTCCGGGAAACGTGATTGCGAGCGTTCCGGTTCCTGAGATTTCCCCCTTATCGGCATTCGGCGCGCAATCGCCGAACGGACAGGATTGGGAAACAGAAAAAGAGCGGCCAGGCCGCCTGCGGCAGCCACCCCGGCTAGAACGCCACCTTTGTTCTCATGAATGAAGCGAGAGGCCTTCTCGACCACTTCACCGCCGCTTTCCTCAGCCCTGTGACCGAGCCGGTTGGCCAATTCGTTGGGGGACAGCTTGTCGCGAAGCAAGGCCAGGTCTTCCTTGAGCACCACGCTGGCGGCATCCCGCAAGGCCCGATCCTCGTCCAGTTGCCAGTCAAGCTTGCCCACTATTCCTGGTCCTTCCGAAATGCGGCGCGAATCTTCTGGACATTGCGCAGGGCGATCATCGCGCAGATGAGAGCCGCCGCCAGCAATATACCCACTATCACCGCTGTCGCGCCCCAAGCGGTCAACAGGGGCGATAATGCGATTATGAGCCCGACGATGAGTCCGAATAGCGCAAAAACGGCAAATATCGCGGCGTATACTCCGAATATCGCGGCGTTGCGCCCTTTCTGTCCCGTATAGGCCATACGGGTTTTCTGGAAGGCAATCTCCGCTTCCACGAAGGTTCGGCCATCATCGATCAATGTTTCGATGTCGGCGAACAGGGAGCGCCCGTCATCCTCGCTGCCCTCCGGTGCGGCAACGCGTTCGGCGCCCCCTTCGTCTTCCAGCATGGTTTCTGAAGTTTCCGTTTGCGGGATGCTCAATCCTTCGAGCCGCGGAACAGGCGAGCGACCACGAAGCCGGCCACCGCCGCCATACCGATGGCAAGGCCCGGGCTCTTGCGGACGAATTCGCGAGCGTCCTCGCCCAACTGGTCGATATCCTTGGCATCCAGCTTGTCCGCTGCGGATTGCATCGAGGAAGCGGCCTTCCGCGCGTAATCGCCGTATTTTACGCCGAACCTCTCATCGATCGTGGATGCATTTTCCGAAACGAGCTTGCTCAGGCTGGAGATCGCTTCGGTGGTCTTGGCCTTGCCTTCCACCGCAAGCTCCGTAGCCTTCACCTTGGCCTGGTCGCCGTATTGCTTGGCCTGGGATTGCCAATCCTCGGCCTTCCCGCGAAACTGTTCGCGATAGCTGTCCGCCCGATCGTGAGCTTCCTTGCCCAGCGCCTGAGCGCCAGCCTTGGCTTCCTCGATCGCCTT contains:
- a CDS encoding phage holin family protein, which produces MLEDEGGAERVAAPEGSEDDGRSLFADIETLIDDGRTFVEAEIAFQKTRMAYTGQKGRNAAIFGVYAAIFAVFALFGLIVGLIIALSPLLTAWGATAVIVGILLAAALICAMIALRNVQKIRAAFRKDQE